Proteins co-encoded in one Verrucomicrobiota bacterium genomic window:
- the pstA gene encoding phosphate ABC transporter permease PstA, producing the protein MRRALDRGLILAGGICAALAAGVLATILGAITWRGASAISWPFLTEQIQRAGASGGVLFNISGTLILLGAALLVSLPVASALALLHSVYLRSERARQRLWMLLAVWSGVPSIVFGLFGLMLFVKTFGWGKSWLSGGVLLGMMMLPTVSVALIERIHSLPRKYGEAAAALGLSQSQVIWSVILPQCANGLVTGLLLGLARAAGETAPIMFTATIFSGAALPHGIQDSPVLTLPYHIFVLSQDSLDPAAGARVWGAALVLLGLVMALSLVALPARLRIHEEALRG; encoded by the coding sequence ATGCGCCGCGCGCTTGACCGGGGGCTGATTTTAGCCGGAGGGATTTGCGCCGCGCTGGCAGCGGGGGTGCTTGCGACCATCTTGGGCGCGATCACATGGCGCGGCGCCTCGGCGATTTCATGGCCGTTCCTGACCGAACAGATCCAGCGTGCGGGCGCGTCCGGCGGCGTCTTGTTCAACATCTCCGGCACGCTGATCTTGCTCGGCGCGGCACTGCTCGTCAGCCTGCCGGTGGCGTCAGCCCTCGCGCTCTTGCACAGCGTGTATCTCAGGAGTGAGCGCGCCCGGCAGCGGCTTTGGATGCTCCTCGCGGTGTGGAGTGGTGTGCCCTCCATCGTCTTCGGTTTGTTCGGACTCATGCTGTTTGTGAAGACGTTCGGCTGGGGAAAATCCTGGCTTTCGGGCGGCGTTTTGCTGGGCATGATGATGCTGCCGACCGTTTCCGTGGCGCTCATTGAACGGATTCATTCGCTCCCTCGGAAGTATGGCGAAGCCGCCGCGGCTTTGGGTCTGAGCCAGTCGCAGGTCATCTGGTCGGTCATTTTGCCGCAATGCGCGAACGGACTCGTGACTGGCTTGCTGCTTGGACTGGCGAGGGCGGCTGGAGAGACCGCGCCGATCATGTTCACGGCGACCATTTTTTCCGGAGCCGCGCTGCCGCATGGCATCCAAGACAGTCCTGTTCTCACGCTGCCGTATCACATTTTTGTCCTGTCGCAAGATTCGTTGGATCCGGCGGCGGGCGCCCGGGTTTGGGGCGCGGCACTGGTTTTGCTGGGATTGGTGATGGCGTTGAGTTTGGTGGCCTTGCCGGCGCGTCTCCGGATTCACGAGGAGGCGTTGCGTGGATGA